CTGGACGGCTGAACTGCTGCCCACCGCGGATAGAACGCAGGAGGATGCACCCACGTGAACAACCAGGACGTCCCGCCCAAGCCCGGCTCGCCGCCCCCTGCTCCCGCCCCGGAGTCCGTCAGCTGGTCCCAGCCACAAACGGAAACGGAAGGGGCGCGAAGGAAACCCGTAACGAAAAAGAGGGCGTTCTGGATAGCGTTGTTCGTCGTCGTACTTCTGGCTGTGATCGGGGGCCTGGTGTGGCTTGCCCTGTGGTTGAACTCCGGCCAGGGAGCCCCCGAGGCCGGCGAGGAAACCCCCGGCGTGCTCGAAACAACCATCACGCCGCCGGCATCACCGCTGCCCCTGCCGCGCGAAGGAGTGACGCCTGCCGAGTACGCGCTGGGTGACTGTTTTGCCGACTTCGATCCTGAAGCGCTGGCATCCAAGGTGGTACCCTGCGATGCGCCCCATTCGGCACAGCTCGTAGCCGTGTTCCGTTACCCGGAGGACGGGGCCTACCCCGGGGCCGAGGAGCTCAAGGCCAAAGCGCTTGAGGCCTGCCAGGCTGCCAAGCTGGGCCCGGCAGCCAACGAGTACCAGCTCAATTACCAGCGCAGCTTCCCCAGCGATAGCAGCTGGGACTCAGGGGACCGCAGGGTGGACTGCTACGTGACCGCCCCCGGCGGCAACGTCATCAACGCGAGCGTGCTGCCCTAGCGGCCGGGCCG
The window above is part of the Pseudarthrobacter sp. NS4 genome. Proteins encoded here:
- a CDS encoding septum formation family protein; its protein translation is MNNQDVPPKPGSPPPAPAPESVSWSQPQTETEGARRKPVTKKRAFWIALFVVVLLAVIGGLVWLALWLNSGQGAPEAGEETPGVLETTITPPASPLPLPREGVTPAEYALGDCFADFDPEALASKVVPCDAPHSAQLVAVFRYPEDGAYPGAEELKAKALEACQAAKLGPAANEYQLNYQRSFPSDSSWDSGDRRVDCYVTAPGGNVINASVLP